The Henckelia pumila isolate YLH828 chromosome 2, ASM3356847v2, whole genome shotgun sequence genome includes a window with the following:
- the LOC140881334 gene encoding PHAF1 protein At3g51130-like has product MQRSRRRCNGIAMGSIVLDLRPGLGIGPFSLGMPISEAFAQIEQQPNIYDVVQVKYYDEDPLRLDIVISFPDHGFHLRFDPWSQRLRLAEIFDVKRLQMRYATSLVGGPSTLATFVAIYSLFGPTYPGIYDKDRGVYTLFYPGLSFAFPIPSQYVECCHDREAELPLEFPDGTTPVTCRVSIYDASTDSKVGVGASIVKACVPPLPADSLYMEEVRVKLGEELWFTVGGQRIPFGASPQDVWTDLGRPCGIHQKQVDQMVIHSASDTRPRTTLCGDYFYNYFTRGTDILFDGHTHKIKKFVLHTNYPGHADFNSYMKCNFVIYSSDFSGSFDQDVNASKCAITPSTQWEQVKEILGDCGRAAIQTQGSTSNPFGSTFVYGYPHIALEVMKNGYIATVTLFQS; this is encoded by the exons ATGCAGAGAAGTAGACGGAGGTGCAATGGCATTGCCATGGGCTCCATCGTGCTTGATCTCCGTCCTGGTCTTGGCATCGGACCTTTCTCTCTCG GAATGCCCATATCCGAAGCCTTCGCACAAATAGAGCAGCAGCCCAACATTTATGATGTTGTGCAAGTCAAGTATTATGATGAG GATCCGTTGAGGCTTGACATTGTTATTAGCTTCCCTGATCATGGTTTCCACTTGAGATTTGATCCTTGGTCACAG AGGTTGCGGCTTGCTGAAATTTTTGATGTCAAACGTCTTCAAATGCGGTATGCCACTTCGTTGGTCGG TGGACCATCTACCCTTGCAACTTTTGTTGCTATCTATTCTCTTTTTGGGCCAACATATCCTGGAATTTATGACAAAGACAGGGGCGTCTACACTTTGTTTTATCCT GGCTTGTCCTTTGCGTTCCCAATCCCCTCACAATATGTAGAATGCTGTCATGATAGGGAAG CTGAACTGCCTTTGGAGTTTCCAGATGGCACGACTCCAGTTACTTGCCGTGTCTCTATTTATGATGCTTCTACAGATAGTAAGGTTGGTGTCGGAGCATCAATAGTCAAGGCATGTGTACCTCCATTACCAGCTGACAGCCTCTACATGGAAGAAGTGCGAGTAAAG TTAGGGGAAGAACTGTGGTTTACAGTTGGTGGACAGCGCATACCTTTTGGTGCATCACCACAG GATGTTTGGACTGACTTGGGGCGCCCCTGTGGAATTCATCAAAAACAG GTAGACCAAATGGTGATTCATTCTGCATCAGATACTCGTCCACGAACGACTTTATGTGGTGACTACTTCTACAATTATTTTACCCGTGGCACGGACATTTTATTTGATGGACAC ACTCACAAAATCAAAAAGTTTGTGCTGCACACCAACTATCCCGGGCATGCAGATTTCAATTCATACATGAAGTGCAACTTTGTGATATACAGTTCTGACT TCAGTGGGTCATTTGATCAGGATGTGAATGCATCGAAATGTGCTATCACACCCAGCACGCAGTGGGAGCAAGTTAAG GAAATTCTTGGTGATTGTGGTCGTGCTGCCATTCAAACTCAAGGCTCCACCAGTAATCCTTTTGGGTCTACCTTTGTATACGGATATCCACACATTGCTTTAGAG GTGATGAAGAATGGTTATATAGCCACCGTAACTCTTTTTCAGTCCTAA